The following are encoded together in the Tepidiforma bonchosmolovskayae genome:
- the smc gene encoding chromosome segregation protein SMC: MYLKRLAIHGFKSFANTTTFDFGPGITAIVGPNGSGKSNVADAIRWVLGEQSARLLRTKKQEDVIFAGTGNRAAVGMAEVALTLDNTERWLPLDFAEVEIARRLYRNGESEYLLNGSRVRLRDILDLLMKGDVGQNSYSIMGQGLVDEVLSMTPDERRSLLDEAADVKRFRLKIKEAQDRLAATSDNIERVALVIQEIEPRLTQLSRQAERAAEYRRLTAELASLLRLYYGHLWAEAQNAVVRVRAALDQGIAENEAAARRVQQLREQLRTLSDEIRKRREAIARRDTRSAEIEQRIAATEQAIALDRERRSMVAVRGEEVRRELEALEAERISLASTDVDDGRRNLEIAGQAEAIRAEMERARAELDAAEREYSRVRSRVQELRDGADGDDRRAASFRADIEAAERRIADLDRELEQLVARRKAAIVELLGSRRRIAEARAAVAEGEERLLRAREEADAAREQLLRVQEEVREYEAAGNQDLRELDHLEGRLDALRRVQAEHDGVAAGTRQVLIMGQALIEEFEPGSLGEPPELPGVIGLLSRQLRVPPGLEIAINAALEHRLHAIIVENEAVALEAIAILQRRRQGRAQFLPLDTVRHVYPLNLQKERGVVGVASKLVRCDQRVRSLVDTLLGRVIVVEDIQAAMRMIRRSLGSVVTLDGVYIEPTGVIAGGATGADEGEFARQRELEELPARIEELRRRTEVAAERIAQARLAIEQVARRSHEAEANYELLRRALEGARHDLERERERRHRIRRDADALRSKRADIQRERAARLQQIEQARLALQALESRAAERRAELATLEEELALATARREAALAAVSEVSGKLAAAEGERRTLLAMREQHERALERLDAQIQAKKLQARNLELEAGVIDERLERLARELETIRAEQARFAEDAAPDRDELHRLENHERAIQDEFAAAQEQLLAIDRRRLDLENELARAYERLESLRHEMEREGLGPAPSGEIVSLDELERLESAREPEAPRVQGGAAIDVEATRARIEELRRQIRRLGAINEEAPEDYHELKERHEFLTTQLADLTDAADQLRTAIAELNEEIRTRFTITFEAVNRAFGEYFQAFFGGGHASLALTDPEHPAESGIEIEAQPPGKRIKSLSLLSGGERSLTAVALLFALLTANPAPFCVLDEVDAALDEANVGRFTGALKKLSERTQFIVVTHNRRTIEVADAIYGVSMGRDGVSKVLSLRLSDLPQP, from the coding sequence GCCTCTACCGCAACGGCGAGAGCGAATACCTGCTCAACGGCTCGCGGGTACGGCTCCGCGACATCCTCGACCTGCTGATGAAGGGCGACGTCGGTCAGAACTCCTACTCCATCATGGGCCAGGGCCTGGTCGACGAGGTCCTTTCGATGACCCCCGACGAACGTCGCTCGCTCCTCGATGAAGCCGCCGACGTCAAGCGGTTCCGCCTCAAAATCAAGGAGGCGCAGGACCGGCTCGCCGCCACCAGCGACAACATCGAGCGGGTCGCGCTCGTCATCCAGGAGATTGAGCCGCGGCTCACCCAGCTGAGCCGCCAGGCCGAGCGCGCCGCCGAATACCGCCGCCTGACGGCCGAGCTTGCGAGCCTCCTCCGGCTCTACTACGGCCACCTCTGGGCTGAGGCCCAGAACGCCGTCGTCCGCGTCCGCGCGGCCCTCGACCAGGGCATCGCCGAGAACGAGGCCGCCGCCCGCCGCGTCCAGCAGCTGCGCGAGCAGCTCAGGACGCTGTCCGACGAGATCCGCAAGCGCCGCGAGGCCATCGCCCGCCGCGATACGCGCAGCGCCGAAATCGAACAGCGCATCGCCGCCACCGAGCAGGCGATCGCCCTCGACCGGGAGCGCCGCTCCATGGTGGCGGTGCGCGGCGAGGAGGTTCGCCGCGAGCTCGAGGCGCTCGAAGCCGAGCGCATCTCGCTGGCCAGCACCGATGTCGACGACGGCCGACGCAATCTCGAAATCGCCGGTCAGGCCGAGGCGATCCGCGCCGAGATGGAGCGCGCCCGCGCGGAGCTCGATGCCGCCGAGCGGGAATACTCGCGCGTGCGCAGCCGGGTGCAGGAGCTCCGCGACGGCGCCGACGGCGATGACCGCCGGGCCGCGTCGTTCCGCGCCGACATCGAAGCCGCGGAACGGCGCATCGCTGACCTCGACCGCGAACTGGAGCAGCTCGTGGCACGCCGCAAGGCCGCCATCGTTGAATTGCTCGGCAGCCGGCGTCGCATCGCCGAAGCCCGCGCCGCAGTCGCCGAAGGCGAAGAACGGCTGCTCCGCGCTCGCGAGGAGGCCGACGCGGCCCGCGAGCAGCTGCTCCGCGTGCAGGAGGAGGTCCGCGAGTACGAGGCCGCCGGCAACCAGGACCTCCGCGAACTCGATCACCTCGAGGGGCGGCTCGATGCGCTCCGCCGCGTCCAGGCCGAACATGACGGGGTCGCCGCCGGTACACGCCAGGTGCTCATCATGGGCCAGGCGCTCATTGAAGAGTTCGAACCCGGCAGCCTCGGCGAGCCGCCCGAACTCCCGGGGGTCATCGGCCTGCTCTCGCGCCAGCTCCGGGTGCCGCCCGGGCTCGAAATCGCCATCAACGCCGCGCTCGAGCACCGCCTGCACGCCATCATCGTCGAAAACGAAGCGGTCGCCCTCGAAGCGATCGCCATCCTCCAGCGGCGGCGGCAGGGACGCGCCCAGTTCCTGCCCCTCGATACCGTCCGCCACGTCTACCCGCTCAACCTCCAGAAGGAGCGCGGCGTCGTCGGCGTCGCCTCGAAGCTGGTCCGCTGTGACCAGCGGGTCCGCTCGCTTGTCGATACCCTCCTCGGCCGGGTCATCGTTGTCGAAGACATCCAGGCCGCGATGCGGATGATCCGCCGCTCCCTCGGGTCGGTCGTCACCCTCGATGGTGTGTACATCGAGCCGACCGGCGTCATCGCCGGCGGAGCGACGGGCGCCGACGAGGGCGAGTTTGCCCGCCAGCGCGAACTGGAAGAGCTCCCGGCCCGCATCGAAGAGCTGCGCAGGCGGACCGAGGTCGCCGCAGAACGCATCGCCCAGGCCCGGCTCGCCATCGAACAGGTCGCCCGGCGCTCCCACGAGGCCGAGGCCAACTATGAACTGCTCCGCCGGGCCCTCGAAGGTGCGCGGCACGACCTCGAGCGAGAGCGGGAGCGCCGCCACCGCATCCGCCGCGACGCCGATGCCCTCCGATCCAAGCGGGCGGATATCCAGCGCGAGCGCGCCGCGCGCCTCCAGCAGATTGAGCAGGCGAGGCTCGCCCTCCAGGCGCTGGAGAGCCGCGCCGCCGAGCGCCGCGCCGAGCTCGCCACGCTGGAAGAAGAGCTTGCCCTGGCCACGGCCCGCCGCGAAGCCGCCCTCGCAGCGGTCAGCGAGGTGTCCGGCAAGCTCGCCGCCGCCGAGGGCGAGCGCCGCACCCTGCTCGCCATGCGGGAGCAGCATGAGCGCGCGCTCGAACGGCTGGATGCGCAAATCCAGGCGAAAAAGCTCCAGGCGCGCAACCTCGAGCTCGAAGCCGGCGTCATTGATGAGCGGCTCGAGCGGCTCGCGCGCGAGCTGGAAACCATCCGCGCGGAGCAGGCCCGGTTCGCCGAAGATGCCGCGCCAGACCGTGATGAACTCCACCGTCTCGAAAACCATGAGCGCGCCATCCAGGATGAATTCGCAGCCGCGCAGGAGCAGCTGCTCGCCATCGACCGGCGCCGGCTCGACCTGGAGAACGAGCTCGCCCGGGCCTATGAGCGCCTCGAATCCCTCCGCCACGAAATGGAGCGCGAAGGGCTCGGACCTGCGCCGTCCGGCGAGATCGTCAGCCTCGACGAGCTGGAGCGCTTGGAGTCCGCCCGTGAGCCGGAAGCGCCTCGCGTCCAGGGCGGCGCGGCCATCGACGTCGAAGCCACCCGTGCGCGGATTGAAGAACTCCGGCGCCAGATTCGGCGCCTCGGCGCCATCAACGAGGAGGCCCCCGAGGACTACCACGAGCTGAAGGAGCGGCACGAGTTCCTCACCACCCAGCTCGCCGACCTCACCGACGCCGCTGACCAGCTCCGCACGGCCATTGCTGAGCTGAACGAGGAGATCCGGACTCGCTTTACCATCACGTTCGAGGCCGTCAACCGTGCGTTCGGCGAGTACTTCCAGGCCTTCTTCGGCGGCGGGCATGCCAGCCTCGCCCTCACCGACCCGGAGCACCCCGCCGAGTCCGGCATCGAGATTGAGGCGCAGCCGCCCGGCAAGCGGATCAAGAGCCTTTCGCTGCTCTCCGGCGGCGAGCGCTCGCTCACAGCAGTGGCGCTCCTCTTCGCACTGCTCACGGCGAATCCTGCCCCGTTCTGCGTGCTCGACGAAGTCGATGCCGCCCTCGACGAAGCCAACGTCGGGCGCTTCACCGGAGCGCTCAAGAAGCTGAGCGAACGGACGCAGTTCATCGTCGTCACGCACAACCGCCGCACCATCGAGGTCGCCGATGCGATCTACGGCGTCTCCATGGGCCGCGATGGCGTGTCAAAGGTCCTCAGCCTCCGGCTGTCGGACCTGCCCCAGCCGTGA
- the ftsY gene encoding signal recognition particle-docking protein FtsY: MRFWRRKPAEAQPANEAAPQAPAEPTAEERAELHEQTGRAVERTRRGIFGRLTALFEKADFDETIWDELEEILIGADAGLETTTAILDRVRQRVKKEGVKQSVRVREILREELIATLREPGETVPAWSRPDAPSPLVILVVGVNGAGKTTTIAKMAHAFKRDGATVILGAADTFRAAATDQLKVWGERVGVRVIAHQPGADPGAVAFDTLAAAESSRADVVIIDTAGRLHTKSNLMEELKKIDRVIKRKDPTAPHETLLVLDATTGQNGLQQARTFTGAVGVTGIVLAKLDGTAKGGIAFAIAHELGIPVRFIGTGERMEDLAPFDPVEFVDSLLA; this comes from the coding sequence GTGAGGTTCTGGCGTCGAAAACCCGCAGAGGCTCAGCCGGCAAACGAGGCCGCGCCGCAGGCTCCCGCTGAGCCGACCGCCGAAGAGCGCGCCGAACTCCACGAGCAGACCGGCCGCGCCGTCGAACGGACCCGCCGCGGCATCTTCGGCCGTCTCACCGCGCTGTTCGAAAAGGCAGATTTCGACGAGACGATCTGGGACGAACTCGAAGAGATCCTCATCGGGGCCGATGCCGGGCTCGAAACGACAACCGCCATCCTCGACCGCGTTCGTCAGCGCGTGAAGAAGGAGGGCGTCAAGCAGTCGGTCCGCGTCCGGGAGATCCTTCGCGAGGAGCTCATCGCCACCCTCCGCGAGCCCGGCGAGACCGTCCCTGCGTGGTCGCGTCCCGATGCCCCCTCTCCGCTCGTCATCCTCGTCGTCGGCGTCAACGGCGCCGGCAAGACGACGACCATCGCCAAGATGGCGCACGCCTTCAAACGCGACGGTGCGACCGTCATCCTCGGCGCAGCCGACACCTTCCGGGCGGCAGCCACCGACCAGCTGAAGGTCTGGGGCGAACGGGTCGGTGTCCGCGTCATCGCCCACCAGCCGGGTGCTGACCCCGGCGCGGTTGCGTTCGATACGCTCGCCGCTGCCGAATCCTCGCGCGCAGATGTCGTCATCATCGATACCGCCGGGCGCCTCCACACCAAGTCGAACCTGATGGAGGAGCTGAAGAAGATTGACCGCGTCATCAAGCGGAAAGACCCCACAGCGCCCCACGAGACACTGCTCGTGCTCGACGCGACGACCGGCCAGAACGGCCTCCAGCAGGCGCGCACATTCACGGGCGCGGTGGGTGTGACCGGCATCGTCCTCGCCAAGCTCGATGGCACGGCAAAGGGCGGCATCGCCTTCGCCATTGCGCACGAACTTGGCATTCCGGTCCGGTTTATCGGCACCGGGGAGCGGATGGAGGACCTCGCGCCCTTCGACCCCGTCGAGTTCGTCGACTCCCTGCTGGCCTGA
- a CDS encoding DUF2298 domain-containing protein, producing MEAVLAALLASLALGAIGLPLAAVLLRRLPDMGAGLAVPLGLLTVSLPYFLLRVADVLPPGRGGYLIAAALAGAGAALVARNVRWRRADRMRLLLGIVVAASVYFGAFLAYTAFRSYNPEIAGTEQPMDLLFLNATLTSPEYPPRDPWLAGEPVSYYYFGYLQTGVLTAISGVPASVGYNLGLAATFAATASGLVSVAWALARWALPARARGYAALAPAAAIILVLFVGSLSAVFEWAAAHERYSEPLYRAFGVDYLLPCDPGATANCYAGPAGARTSAWYPTEYWFWWRGSRVIPGTITEFPSFSFLLGDLHPHVMALPLVTLATGIALALWRGRAPLTLRRARARPWEPAVLGAIFGALAFQNAWDVITFSALLALAAAARNARLMPGGRALAGAAAFLAPAGAAALLLYAPWWLTFSSQASGLLPYVGEGTRPAHAFLQFGVPGLAAATLLIAAFPGRARIGPPAVAAGWVAVVPFVGWVAFAAARGDLATGADARGAAGWVTLAALGLAAWALSALALTLALGRRGAAPAAALAAVGFLLLYGAELFLIRDIFYGSVPRLNTVFKLSYQAWLLLGLAASVAIASLLAAAAERLRTSPSGAGLLAARAALPPLGLLVAAGLVYPLLAVFNRTEGFSRPTAIDGLAWLQASDPDEYALTRWVAAHTPPGAVVIEATGRRWAIDAGGNRTMVDANVDYTDAGRIASRTGRQTPIGWYFHEIQWRGDSEANRTRLVERQGAVDDAYVTSSPDRVVAVMRDFGAEYLVVGAVELARYPGPFPDYDAFLDRVFESGRYRVYRLPEYRPVSAP from the coding sequence ATGGAGGCTGTCCTCGCGGCGCTGCTCGCATCGCTGGCCCTCGGAGCGATCGGCCTGCCGCTGGCTGCCGTCCTCCTCCGGCGCCTCCCCGACATGGGCGCCGGGCTCGCGGTGCCCCTTGGCCTGCTGACGGTCTCCCTCCCGTACTTCCTCCTGCGCGTGGCGGATGTGCTTCCGCCGGGGCGGGGAGGCTACCTCATCGCCGCCGCGCTGGCGGGGGCCGGTGCGGCGCTCGTCGCCCGGAACGTCCGCTGGCGTCGCGCCGACCGGATGCGCCTCCTCCTCGGCATCGTTGTCGCAGCATCCGTCTACTTCGGAGCGTTCCTCGCGTATACGGCCTTCCGCTCGTACAACCCGGAAATCGCCGGCACCGAGCAGCCGATGGACCTCCTCTTCCTCAACGCGACGCTTACTTCGCCCGAGTACCCTCCCCGCGACCCGTGGCTCGCCGGCGAGCCCGTGAGCTACTACTACTTCGGCTACCTGCAGACCGGGGTGCTTACCGCCATCAGCGGAGTCCCGGCGTCGGTCGGCTACAACCTCGGGCTCGCCGCGACCTTCGCCGCGACGGCTTCCGGGCTCGTATCCGTGGCATGGGCACTGGCCCGCTGGGCCCTCCCCGCGCGGGCACGCGGCTACGCCGCGCTCGCGCCGGCTGCCGCCATCATCCTGGTCCTGTTCGTGGGGTCCCTCTCGGCCGTATTCGAATGGGCGGCCGCCCACGAGCGCTACAGCGAGCCGCTGTACCGTGCGTTCGGCGTCGACTACCTCCTCCCCTGCGACCCGGGAGCGACGGCGAACTGCTACGCCGGCCCCGCTGGCGCGCGGACATCGGCGTGGTACCCCACCGAGTACTGGTTCTGGTGGCGCGGCTCCCGCGTCATCCCCGGGACCATCACCGAGTTCCCGTCGTTCAGCTTCCTCCTCGGCGACCTCCATCCGCACGTCATGGCGCTCCCGCTGGTCACCCTTGCGACCGGTATCGCCCTTGCCCTCTGGCGGGGCCGGGCGCCGCTCACCTTGCGGCGTGCCCGGGCCCGGCCCTGGGAGCCGGCTGTGCTGGGCGCCATCTTCGGCGCGCTCGCCTTTCAGAATGCCTGGGATGTCATCACCTTCTCGGCCCTGCTGGCGCTGGCGGCCGCCGCGCGAAACGCCCGGCTGATGCCCGGAGGCCGCGCCCTGGCCGGCGCTGCGGCGTTCCTCGCCCCGGCCGGGGCGGCGGCGCTCCTCCTCTATGCACCCTGGTGGCTCACGTTCAGCTCACAGGCGAGCGGGCTCCTGCCGTACGTCGGCGAAGGCACCCGCCCGGCCCATGCCTTCCTCCAGTTCGGCGTCCCCGGCCTGGCGGCGGCGACGCTGCTGATCGCCGCGTTCCCGGGCCGGGCGCGCATCGGCCCGCCCGCGGTCGCCGCCGGATGGGTCGCAGTGGTCCCCTTTGTCGGCTGGGTCGCCTTCGCCGCCGCCCGCGGCGACCTTGCAACCGGCGCCGATGCCCGCGGCGCTGCCGGCTGGGTCACCCTGGCGGCTCTCGGTCTCGCAGCCTGGGCCTTGAGCGCGCTCGCACTGACCCTGGCCCTTGGCCGCCGGGGGGCGGCTCCCGCAGCAGCGCTCGCCGCGGTCGGCTTCCTGCTCCTCTACGGGGCCGAACTCTTCCTTATCCGCGACATCTTCTACGGGTCGGTCCCCCGCCTGAACACGGTCTTCAAGCTCAGCTACCAGGCGTGGCTGCTCCTCGGCCTCGCGGCCTCGGTCGCCATCGCCTCCTTGCTCGCCGCCGCCGCAGAACGGCTGCGGACTTCCCCGTCCGGTGCCGGCCTCCTCGCTGCCCGCGCCGCCCTCCCCCCGCTGGGCCTGCTCGTCGCTGCCGGGCTCGTCTATCCCCTGCTCGCGGTGTTCAACCGGACCGAGGGCTTCTCCCGGCCGACCGCCATCGACGGGCTGGCCTGGCTCCAGGCATCCGACCCCGACGAGTACGCCCTCACCCGCTGGGTTGCCGCGCACACGCCCCCGGGCGCGGTCGTCATCGAGGCGACCGGCCGGCGGTGGGCAATCGATGCTGGCGGGAACCGCACCATGGTTGACGCGAACGTCGACTACACCGACGCCGGCCGCATCGCATCGCGCACGGGCAGGCAGACGCCGATTGGCTGGTACTTCCACGAGATCCAGTGGCGCGGCGATTCGGAGGCGAACCGGACCCGCCTGGTCGAACGCCAGGGCGCCGTCGACGACGCCTACGTCACCTCGAGTCCCGACAGGGTCGTCGCGGTCATGCGCGATTTCGGCGCGGAGTACCTCGTGGTCGGCGCGGTCGAGCTGGCACGCTACCCCGGTCCGTTCCCTGACTACGACGCGTTCCTCGACCGCGTCTTCGAATCCGGGCGGTACCGGGTCTACCGGCTGCCCGAATACCGCCCCGTGAGCGCACCATGA
- a CDS encoding flippase activity-associated protein Agl23 codes for MTSSAAVRTGRLERALAVRIPLSAEAALYALVFAAAVALRFWDLGSRALHHDESIHAQWSWGLLQGNYRHSPIFHGPFYYHFQAAIFFLFGANDYTSRLSAALAGTAVVALPLLLRRRLGPVGTFAAVALIAFSPTLVYFSRFFREDIYMAAFTLTMVVAMWRYIDEGRSRWLYLFAAGFTGNVLTKEGAFLVFAAMLVYLDLYTAAILARRTLAGRTERFLRDDLARLQALDLSPAERAAAEDRLRAGAVLDTPMRRFALAVAFAPYAWVLAAFWPFLGPLRRRLDWGEELPRPADVLILLGTFCLPLLTPVARVTLLEPLGILEKDRLSWEKSLQGPVAARDAVALLGLFTVTTSMAAFAGLQWKPKVWGIAFGLSALVYLTLMTSLWTNLHGLISGPWGSLDYWYSQQDAHRGEQPWFYYYLLMFAYEFLPLALILFGGWWAVVRGDAFSRFLVTWLVGVWLALSWGAEKMPWLNTHIALPACLLAAWCLQRAWDSWKDRPPVSARVLTSLGSAALVAFGALLAIAYLPGGQAAALFRLALAAGAVAVVVVIARGLGAGAWRPVAAVAIVGALAPFSFRTMVQAAYERGDVPKDLLVYTQSSPQLKDIADQINALADATGLGYDLPIAVDTTDSFAWPWAWYLRDYRAVSYLDFSTGEPPGQYQVMLVAAGNLGRIQDYLARPATTRYAAPVRYPHRWWYDETYKWAMAVEKGQACTSSSGNCGPFRLATWRHIWSGITERGWLNAWARYWRDHDPGRPPGSTDAYAFLPANFDPATGRLRSEPVEPPRPTADGEGRPVFGGAGYQPGQFFSPVDIERDASGNLYVIDSATKRLQKFDPEGNVLQSVDIRVDPQNRNEQSEPWGLAIGPRGEVVVADTFGWRIRIFDAGLRPIATFGQPPTGATPGPFDLFGPRDAVVLPDGTVWVTDTGHDRIQVYTLAGEYVRTVGGPGSGPGQFDEPVGLALGPDGAVYVADMYNRRVQVFESDGTYRAEFRVEGWGGQDVTDKPYLRVLADGRIAVSLPSLNLVRIYTPDGRPAAEIRPTAEPLSRPYGMVETPGGKLWIVEGGAARVRRFDLPD; via the coding sequence GTGACGTCCTCCGCAGCGGTTCGAACGGGCCGGCTCGAACGCGCCCTCGCGGTGCGCATCCCGCTATCCGCTGAGGCGGCGCTCTACGCGCTCGTCTTCGCGGCTGCCGTCGCGCTCCGCTTCTGGGACCTCGGCTCGCGCGCCCTCCACCACGATGAAAGCATCCACGCCCAGTGGTCGTGGGGCCTCCTCCAGGGCAACTACCGGCACAGCCCGATCTTTCACGGCCCCTTCTACTACCACTTCCAGGCCGCCATCTTCTTTCTGTTCGGCGCGAACGACTACACCAGCCGGCTGTCGGCAGCCCTCGCGGGGACGGCGGTCGTGGCCCTCCCGCTGCTCCTCCGGCGGCGGCTCGGTCCCGTGGGCACCTTCGCCGCCGTCGCGCTCATCGCCTTCTCGCCGACACTCGTCTACTTCAGCCGGTTCTTCCGCGAGGACATCTACATGGCGGCCTTCACGCTGACGATGGTCGTCGCGATGTGGCGCTACATCGACGAAGGCCGCAGCCGCTGGCTGTACCTCTTCGCCGCCGGGTTCACCGGGAACGTCCTCACCAAGGAAGGCGCCTTCCTCGTATTCGCGGCGATGCTGGTGTACCTCGACCTTTACACTGCCGCCATTCTTGCCCGGCGCACACTCGCCGGCCGGACCGAGCGGTTCCTGCGCGACGACCTGGCCCGCCTCCAGGCGCTCGACCTCTCGCCGGCCGAGCGCGCCGCCGCCGAAGACCGGCTTCGTGCCGGCGCCGTGCTCGATACCCCCATGCGGCGATTCGCACTGGCCGTCGCGTTCGCGCCCTATGCCTGGGTCCTGGCCGCCTTCTGGCCGTTCCTCGGCCCGCTGCGGCGCCGGCTCGATTGGGGCGAGGAGCTGCCCCGGCCCGCGGACGTGCTCATCCTGCTCGGCACGTTCTGCCTGCCGCTCCTCACGCCGGTCGCCCGGGTTACGCTCCTCGAACCGCTCGGCATCCTCGAAAAGGACCGGCTGAGCTGGGAAAAGAGCCTGCAGGGTCCCGTCGCGGCCCGCGATGCCGTCGCGCTCCTCGGGCTGTTCACGGTCACCACCAGCATGGCTGCCTTCGCCGGCCTCCAGTGGAAGCCGAAGGTCTGGGGGATCGCCTTCGGGCTCAGCGCCCTCGTCTACCTCACCCTGATGACCTCCCTCTGGACCAATCTCCATGGGCTCATCAGCGGGCCCTGGGGCTCGCTCGACTACTGGTACAGCCAGCAGGACGCGCACCGCGGCGAACAGCCCTGGTTCTACTACTACCTCCTCATGTTCGCCTACGAATTTCTGCCGCTGGCGCTCATCCTCTTCGGGGGATGGTGGGCGGTCGTCCGAGGCGACGCCTTTTCGCGCTTCCTCGTCACCTGGCTGGTCGGCGTCTGGCTCGCCCTCTCCTGGGGCGCCGAGAAGATGCCCTGGCTGAACACCCACATCGCCCTCCCCGCCTGCCTCCTCGCCGCCTGGTGCCTGCAGCGCGCGTGGGATAGCTGGAAGGACCGGCCGCCGGTCTCGGCCAGGGTGCTGACCAGTCTCGGCTCGGCGGCGCTCGTGGCGTTCGGTGCGCTCCTCGCGATAGCCTACCTTCCCGGCGGCCAGGCTGCCGCGCTGTTCCGCCTCGCCCTCGCAGCCGGCGCTGTCGCGGTTGTGGTCGTCATCGCCCGCGGACTCGGCGCGGGCGCCTGGCGGCCGGTGGCTGCTGTTGCCATCGTGGGCGCACTGGCGCCCTTCTCCTTCCGAACGATGGTCCAGGCCGCGTACGAACGCGGCGATGTGCCGAAGGACCTCCTGGTCTACACCCAGAGCTCGCCGCAGCTGAAGGACATTGCGGACCAGATCAACGCACTCGCCGATGCCACCGGCCTCGGCTACGACCTCCCCATCGCGGTCGACACCACCGATTCGTTCGCCTGGCCGTGGGCCTGGTACCTCCGTGACTACCGTGCAGTTTCCTATCTCGATTTCTCCACCGGCGAACCCCCGGGCCAGTACCAGGTGATGCTGGTTGCTGCCGGCAACCTCGGCCGCATCCAGGACTACCTTGCCCGGCCCGCCACCACCCGGTACGCGGCGCCCGTCCGCTATCCCCACCGCTGGTGGTATGACGAGACCTACAAGTGGGCGATGGCGGTCGAGAAGGGCCAGGCCTGCACCTCGAGCTCCGGCAACTGCGGCCCCTTCCGCCTCGCCACTTGGCGCCACATCTGGTCCGGCATCACTGAGCGCGGCTGGCTGAACGCCTGGGCGCGCTACTGGCGCGACCATGACCCCGGCCGACCCCCCGGCTCGACCGATGCCTACGCCTTCCTGCCTGCGAACTTCGACCCGGCCACCGGCCGCCTCCGCTCCGAGCCGGTCGAACCGCCGCGGCCCACCGCCGACGGCGAGGGGCGCCCCGTCTTCGGCGGCGCCGGCTATCAGCCCGGGCAATTCTTCAGCCCGGTCGATATCGAACGCGACGCCTCCGGCAACCTCTACGTCATCGACAGCGCAACCAAGCGGCTCCAGAAGTTCGACCCCGAGGGCAACGTCCTCCAGTCCGTCGACATTCGCGTGGACCCCCAGAACCGGAACGAACAGTCCGAACCATGGGGCCTCGCGATCGGGCCGCGCGGCGAAGTCGTTGTGGCCGATACCTTCGGGTGGCGCATCCGCATCTTCGACGCCGGCCTCCGGCCCATCGCCACCTTCGGCCAGCCGCCGACCGGAGCGACGCCCGGGCCGTTCGACCTGTTCGGTCCGCGCGATGCCGTCGTCCTGCCCGACGGCACTGTCTGGGTCACGGACACCGGCCACGACCGCATCCAGGTCTACACCCTTGCTGGCGAGTACGTCCGGACGGTCGGCGGCCCTGGCAGCGGCCCCGGCCAGTTCGACGAGCCGGTCGGTCTTGCGCTCGGGCCCGATGGGGCCGTCTATGTCGCCGACATGTACAACCGCCGCGTCCAGGTGTTCGAATCCGACGGCACCTACCGAGCAGAGTTCCGCGTCGAAGGCTGGGGCGGGCAGGACGTGACCGATAAGCCGTATCTCCGCGTCCTC